A stretch of Chitinophaga caeni DNA encodes these proteins:
- a CDS encoding chloride channel protein: MSNLSGSRGIVILYNKVKLYLLALLVAASCTLLADSLKRITSLVQDLLFEHTERNLPWLLIILPSVGITIIYFTRKYLFKKKQNKGIKEIYETIAGRKQMLPAYKIPSHYINGFFTVIFGGSTGIEVSTVVATAAVGASVHKKGNAAIMYKTELICAGVAAGITVLFASPVAGILFSLEVIAKKVSRTILASTILSAGVAWLYLYWVGSAYLFNFAIQPWHWHALPYFLLLGILCALVAVYFTKTVIITKALFSKISNNFIRVNLGAVLVGIAILCLPYLYGDSYHGLNSILEQSGQMGTSYSFYFLLLALVLIKPLVASLTLGAGGDGGVFAPSIVCGALLGILFASLCNQLLNAHLIVVNFALVGAAAMLSAAIHAPFTAIFLACSLMPGGSIIFIPIAIGSFSAKYIASKTFQYTVYSYKGKSLQMQLARIIARIKYS; the protein is encoded by the coding sequence TTGTCAAATTTATCCGGATCCAGGGGAATCGTCATTTTGTATAACAAAGTAAAGCTGTACCTGCTTGCATTGTTAGTAGCAGCTTCTTGTACATTGCTGGCAGATTCATTAAAAAGAATCACTTCGTTGGTGCAAGACCTGTTGTTTGAGCATACCGAGCGCAACCTTCCCTGGTTATTAATTATATTGCCATCCGTTGGTATTACGATCATCTATTTTACACGCAAGTACCTCTTTAAGAAAAAGCAAAACAAGGGAATCAAAGAAATATATGAAACGATTGCAGGCAGGAAGCAAATGCTCCCGGCCTACAAGATCCCTTCCCATTATATCAACGGTTTTTTCACGGTGATTTTCGGCGGTTCTACCGGGATCGAAGTTTCTACCGTTGTTGCAACGGCGGCAGTGGGCGCTTCGGTTCATAAAAAGGGGAATGCAGCGATCATGTATAAAACTGAATTGATCTGTGCAGGTGTAGCAGCAGGCATTACCGTTTTATTTGCCAGCCCGGTTGCAGGAATTTTATTTTCGCTGGAAGTGATCGCGAAAAAGGTAAGCCGGACTATTTTGGCGAGCACGATCCTATCAGCAGGGGTTGCCTGGCTTTATTTATATTGGGTGGGCAGTGCATATTTATTCAATTTTGCCATTCAACCTTGGCATTGGCATGCTTTGCCGTATTTCCTGTTACTAGGAATTTTATGCGCCTTGGTAGCCGTATATTTTACAAAGACAGTCATCATAACCAAAGCACTTTTTTCCAAGATCTCCAATAATTTTATCAGGGTAAACCTCGGCGCCGTATTGGTTGGAATAGCAATATTATGTCTTCCTTATTTGTACGGGGATAGTTATCACGGCTTGAATAGCATCTTGGAACAATCCGGGCAAATGGGTACTTCCTATTCCTTTTATTTCCTTTTGTTGGCCTTGGTGCTGATCAAGCCCCTGGTTGCATCCCTGACGTTAGGAGCCGGTGGCGATGGCGGCGTATTTGCACCGAGCATCGTATGTGGCGCTTTGCTTGGAATATTATTTGCCAGCTTATGCAACCAATTGTTAAATGCCCATTTAATTGTTGTAAACTTCGCCTTGGTAGGAGCCGCAGCCATGTTAAGCGCAGCGATCCATGCACCTTTTACGGCAATATTTTTGGCTTGCAGCTTAATGCCGGGCGGCAGCATCATATTTATTCCGATAGCCATAGGAAGTTTTAGCGCGAAATATATTGCCAGTAAAACATTTCAGTATACCGTCTACAGCTATAAAGGGAAATCTTTACAGATGCAATTGGCCCGCATCATTGCCAGGATTAAATATTCATGA
- a CDS encoding RNA polymerase sigma factor, with the protein MELHQPYNERDILLKVAAGDKSAFEALFEAQKDRIYTLSLQILKSSELAEDAVQDIFLKLWLQRSNLSSVDNFGAYLNTVTRNHLYNIYKKQALESTYALLLKADFEGNTDALFADPAIYAELKRLLGEAMQKLSPQQRRVYILGKQDGMKYDEIATALNISKETVKDHMSAALNTIREHMRVHGYSLSFLVFVAKHWIS; encoded by the coding sequence TTGGAATTACATCAACCATATAACGAAAGGGATATATTACTGAAAGTGGCTGCCGGTGATAAATCGGCGTTCGAAGCACTATTCGAGGCACAAAAAGATCGTATTTACACTTTATCACTACAAATCCTCAAATCTTCAGAATTGGCAGAAGATGCGGTGCAAGATATTTTCCTCAAGTTGTGGTTGCAGAGATCGAATCTTTCCTCGGTTGATAATTTCGGGGCTTATTTAAATACGGTAACCAGGAACCATTTATACAACATTTATAAGAAACAGGCATTAGAATCAACGTACGCACTCCTATTAAAAGCGGATTTTGAAGGAAATACGGATGCCCTGTTTGCCGATCCTGCTATATATGCGGAACTGAAACGCCTGCTTGGTGAAGCCATGCAAAAGCTCAGCCCGCAGCAACGTAGGGTTTATATCCTGGGAAAACAGGACGGTATGAAATATGATGAGATCGCCACAGCTTTGAATATTTCCAAGGAAACGGTTAAAGATCATATGTCGGCCGCTTTAAATACCATCCGGGAACATATGCGCGTCCATGGATATAGCCTTAGCTTCCTTGTTTTCGTAGCCAAACATTGGATCTCGTAA
- a CDS encoding SRPBCC family protein: MKNPMQFEKDIANLKLTVVREFDAPVDLVWKAWTVSEILDKWWAPKPYRNETVSMDFREGGRWLYSMISPKGERHYCRADYIEIKPETFFSYIDCFCDEKGNATSELPNMNWNNHFEQSGDVTRVRIYIKFKSKENLEEIIKMGFQEGFTMGMDNLDEYLASVQSK, encoded by the coding sequence ATGAAGAACCCAATGCAATTCGAAAAAGACATCGCAAACCTTAAGTTAACTGTTGTCCGGGAGTTTGATGCTCCTGTAGACCTGGTTTGGAAAGCATGGACCGTTAGCGAGATCCTCGACAAATGGTGGGCGCCGAAGCCTTACCGTAACGAAACGGTTTCCATGGATTTTAGGGAAGGGGGAAGGTGGTTGTACAGCATGATTAGCCCTAAAGGTGAGAGGCATTATTGCCGTGCCGACTATATTGAAATAAAGCCTGAAACTTTCTTCAGTTACATCGATTGTTTCTGTGATGAAAAGGGGAATGCCACGTCGGAGTTACCAAATATGAATTGGAACAATCATTTTGAACAAAGTGGCGATGTAACAAGAGTACGTATTTATATCAAGTTCAAGTCCAAGGAAAATCTTGAAGAAATAATAAAAATGGGCTTCCAAGAAGGGTTCACAATGGGCATGGATAACTTGGATGAATACCTCGCATCCGTACAATCAAAGTAA
- a CDS encoding RNA polymerase sigma factor has product MNVNIENELLIKVAEGDEKAFSKLLKEVVPVLQSIIFKVVKNEDAVLEILQESFVRIWLNRHKLPGLEKPVPWLKRLVLNETFTWLNKNARQANIFTEISQVEDPSHNNIIDQLAYSETDQVLKRAIEDLPPQRKLIFKMSREEGLKSNEIAEKLNLSNGYVKNALTAALKQLEDQLKKARNWMLNIIP; this is encoded by the coding sequence ATGAATGTCAACATTGAGAATGAACTGCTGATCAAGGTGGCTGAAGGGGACGAGAAAGCTTTCAGTAAATTATTAAAGGAGGTCGTTCCTGTATTGCAATCCATTATTTTCAAGGTAGTAAAAAATGAAGATGCTGTCTTGGAAATATTGCAGGAATCTTTTGTCCGGATTTGGCTCAACAGGCACAAACTTCCGGGTCTGGAGAAACCTGTACCCTGGTTGAAAAGATTGGTGCTCAATGAAACATTTACCTGGCTTAATAAAAATGCCCGCCAAGCGAACATCTTCACGGAAATATCACAAGTCGAGGATCCCTCCCATAACAACATCATTGACCAATTAGCTTATTCCGAAACAGACCAGGTTTTAAAACGCGCCATTGAAGATTTGCCGCCACAAAGGAAATTGATCTTTAAAATGAGCCGCGAAGAAGGCTTGAAATCCAACGAAATAGCTGAAAAACTTAATCTCTCGAACGGTTACGTCAAAAATGCACTTACCGCTGCTTTGAAACAGTTGGAGGATCAATTAAAGAAAGCCCGGAATTGGATGTTGAATATAATTCCTTAA
- a CDS encoding FecR family protein, whose amino-acid sequence MASQLESLFIKYIRNECSHKELQELHILSSLEENREELRALFETYVHTDMDQAMIQLPRASSERILNNVLASGPLKNKNSSNVRKLVLRWSWAAAILILAVVGISLWKVSKNRADQAIQQPNSSDIPAGTQGAVLTLADGSQITLDSLQNGSILNQEGTKARVQQGLLSYSDQAGTPVYNTLSTPRGRQFQLNLPDGSRVWLNAESAITFPTSFEGNSRIVSIQGEAYFEIAQNAQQAFIVEVNNKLKIEVLGTAFNVNAYESEPVIGTTLLNGAVRVLPKEHQQKSLVLKPGEQANWQHSEPGSHFELRKNVNLDNIIAWKEGFFNLEGVPFDELMRQIERWYDIKVVYAGQVPNIRLFGKLGRDKSLDNLLKALTYYEVHFKREGRQLTILEH is encoded by the coding sequence ATGGCTTCACAACTAGAAAGTTTATTTATAAAATACATACGTAACGAATGTTCTCATAAAGAGTTACAGGAACTACATATATTATCCTCCCTGGAGGAAAACCGGGAAGAACTGCGGGCGCTTTTCGAAACTTATGTTCATACGGATATGGACCAAGCTATGATACAGCTTCCCAGGGCGTCATCAGAAAGAATACTTAACAATGTCTTAGCATCCGGACCATTAAAAAATAAAAATTCATCGAATGTTCGAAAACTAGTGCTGCGCTGGTCATGGGCTGCGGCCATCTTGATTTTGGCGGTAGTTGGCATCAGTTTATGGAAAGTTTCCAAGAATCGCGCTGACCAGGCCATTCAACAACCTAATTCATCAGACATACCGGCTGGCACACAAGGAGCAGTATTGACCTTGGCAGACGGCAGTCAAATTACCTTGGATAGCTTACAAAACGGCAGCATCCTAAATCAAGAAGGAACCAAAGCAAGGGTACAACAAGGTCTACTCAGCTATTCGGATCAAGCAGGCACACCGGTTTATAACACGCTGTCGACTCCCCGGGGCAGGCAATTTCAACTCAACCTACCGGATGGTTCCAGGGTATGGCTAAATGCTGAAAGTGCCATTACCTTTCCCACCAGTTTCGAAGGAAATTCCAGGATCGTAAGCATCCAGGGGGAAGCCTATTTTGAAATTGCCCAAAATGCACAGCAAGCCTTTATTGTAGAGGTCAACAATAAACTAAAAATCGAGGTACTGGGTACTGCTTTTAACGTGAATGCTTACGAGTCAGAACCGGTCATCGGCACAACGTTATTAAACGGCGCAGTCAGGGTATTGCCCAAAGAGCACCAGCAAAAGTCCCTGGTACTGAAGCCCGGCGAACAAGCCAACTGGCAGCATTCCGAACCCGGTAGTCATTTCGAGCTAAGGAAAAATGTAAACCTTGATAATATTATTGCGTGGAAAGAAGGCTTCTTTAACCTGGAAGGCGTACCATTTGATGAGCTGATGCGGCAAATTGAAAGATGGTATGACATCAAGGTCGTATATGCAGGCCAGGTACCGAACATACGATTATTTGGGAAACTGGGCAGGGATAAGAGTTTAGACAATTTACTAAAAGCATTAACATATTACGAAGTTCACTTTAAAAGGGAAGGCAGACAACTGACCATTTTAGAACACTAA
- a CDS encoding FecR family protein, giving the protein MEKETLHKLVGKLLAGNLNDAERADLQSYVLEASNREQFVTVLDELTESETGTLPFDEKYWQPIIREITKPTEIHPISRKRGVISLWKVAAALIVIIVTAAFIFSNMNKEAAEGLRLAQDKAPEQIAPGTNGAILTLADGTVVPLDSAGNEVITKQGGAKIRQQNGQLIYVATGEVNGAVQYNKMATPKGRQYQLLLPDGSHVWLNAASSIRYPTVFNGKERMVEISGEAYVKVAPNADQPFRVKLKNGAAVDVLGTAFNIKAYDDQPGIAATLVEGAIAFNVNNDRKILKPGQQALWNDNLSVVNADLDRVLAWKNGFFNFDGMDMQEAMQQIERWYDIDVKYESGIPGIRFGGKMPRNLNLDELLRILKRAELKYRMEGRTLIVMK; this is encoded by the coding sequence ATGGAAAAAGAAACTTTACATAAACTGGTTGGCAAATTACTCGCGGGCAACTTGAATGATGCCGAGCGGGCTGATTTACAATCTTACGTCCTGGAAGCATCCAATAGGGAGCAATTTGTTACGGTTCTTGATGAACTGACGGAGAGTGAAACCGGGACCCTGCCGTTTGATGAAAAATATTGGCAACCGATCATCCGTGAAATTACCAAGCCTACTGAAATTCACCCTATCTCAAGAAAGAGGGGTGTCATTTCTTTGTGGAAAGTCGCTGCCGCCCTAATCGTAATTATCGTTACGGCCGCATTTATTTTCTCGAATATGAACAAGGAGGCAGCAGAAGGGCTACGGCTTGCGCAGGATAAGGCGCCCGAACAGATCGCACCCGGTACAAATGGCGCTATTCTCACCTTGGCAGACGGAACGGTTGTTCCCTTGGATAGTGCAGGAAATGAAGTTATCACGAAGCAAGGAGGGGCGAAAATCAGGCAGCAAAATGGCCAGCTAATTTATGTCGCTACCGGCGAAGTGAATGGAGCTGTGCAATATAACAAGATGGCAACACCGAAAGGCAGGCAGTACCAATTGTTATTACCGGACGGTTCCCATGTTTGGTTAAATGCAGCCAGTTCTATCCGCTATCCCACGGTTTTTAACGGCAAGGAAAGAATGGTTGAAATCTCCGGTGAAGCGTATGTAAAGGTGGCGCCCAATGCGGATCAACCTTTCAGGGTTAAGTTAAAAAATGGAGCCGCTGTAGATGTATTGGGAACGGCTTTTAATATTAAAGCATACGATGATCAACCCGGGATTGCCGCAACCTTGGTTGAAGGTGCGATCGCATTTAATGTTAACAACGATAGGAAAATATTAAAGCCCGGACAGCAAGCGCTTTGGAATGATAACCTGTCCGTGGTGAACGCCGATTTGGATAGGGTCCTGGCTTGGAAAAACGGCTTCTTTAACTTTGACGGGATGGATATGCAGGAAGCCATGCAACAGATTGAACGTTGGTATGATATAGATGTGAAATATGAAAGCGGCATACCTGGTATAAGGTTCGGCGGGAAAATGCCGCGAAATTTGAACCTGGATGAATTGTTGAGAATACTTAAAAGGGCAGAACTGAAATATAGAATGGAAGGAAGGACACTTATCGTAATGAAATAG
- a CDS encoding SusC/RagA family TonB-linked outer membrane protein: MKFRLRKNTLVKPCLRSSEKKPVKRRLWAFILAPCLLWQVNLVAQTVSLSCKATPLKKVFEKVEKQTGLVVFYNENLLDIDRPVTIQAEKLPVSDFLGQLFRKDPINYEIIGNTISLSRKKLGASTKPGMADSLIKVQGFIVDESGSPIVAATVRQKGTKIATLSDDQGRFIIETKDLRATLVITSIGFMPREVKAQGGHDMKVVMKLNVNQLGSVSVVTTGYQTIEKERAAGSFSVVTEKDMQGKLQTNILDRLEGMVAGLTSYKGDVQVRGVSTVNGNSSPLFVVDGIPYEGSLQAINPADIVSVNVLKDASAASIYGARAANGVIVISTRNGVAGPARLNYTGTMKLTPLPDRDYMNLMSSAELVDFQQEMFGYASGDPNGLDPRRAMNDVFALLYKNKEGSLSDAELQVALEKFKSQDRYTQVLDELVRRTELLQQHNLSISGGSDFYKYNLSANYMGNRPFEKAQGTSHRYGYNLKNTFNITKWFRLDVGLLGSNTKDDYDNGFNGFNNLNGGKASYYMLRDEDGNPAQWWNAKSQYEIDRLNSLGLLDETYRPLDEMSRAHRAATSKYTNLNIGMNFKLYKGLSMDLKYQSERTEGYAKQFYDKNSYTVKTMVNDATVIDPATDLVTNYIPTGGQINETRNDQNSYTLRAQLNYQGKFNRKHEVNVIAGAEQRKILRSGTNVYKYGYDDYNLNYKPVDELLLSKYIYNTEALFNQFMLSRKETGFSYFDDRFVSFYGNASYTFNHRLTGTASIRMDQSNLFGTDPKYQYKPLWSAGLLYVVTQDQLDWLDRLAVRTTYGINGNIAKQGGPYLIARDEQNTNYWTNEFQSSVVSPPNSGLRWEKTKVTNLGIDFSLFNRRLTGSLEYYNKNTNDLLGNLNSDPTIGWNSITLNYGSMFNRGVDLTLTSRNLEINDFSWQSTLNFNYNKNELTRLENSSNELYSYIYRPQNRVGKPMGALYSIRYAGLDEEGKPMAYTKDGKTVYSTQDLTIEDLVYNGTSVPPYSASLLNTLRYKGLELFFMFTYYGGSVMRDVHSPFLSLYPELNYTYNRERSALKHWQKPGDENIPGMAPAYAQGVSSIISSIWEAADTHIQKADYIKLRDVTVSYQLPASLIRKASLKNFRLSLQMQNVWRWSSNKQNLDPEVWSGTTLSSTRGLLPPTTFTFGISANL, from the coding sequence ATGAAATTTCGGCTAAGGAAAAACACGCTTGTTAAGCCGTGTCTTAGGTCTAGTGAAAAAAAGCCGGTAAAGCGGCGTTTATGGGCTTTTATATTAGCTCCTTGCCTTTTATGGCAAGTAAACCTCGTAGCCCAAACCGTTTCTTTATCTTGTAAGGCTACACCCCTCAAAAAAGTTTTTGAAAAAGTAGAGAAACAAACCGGTTTGGTCGTTTTTTACAACGAAAATTTATTGGATATCGATCGGCCCGTAACAATACAGGCAGAGAAATTGCCGGTATCTGATTTTCTAGGTCAATTGTTCCGCAAAGATCCTATCAACTACGAAATTATCGGTAATACTATTTCCCTTTCTAGGAAAAAGTTAGGTGCATCTACGAAGCCGGGAATGGCCGACTCCCTTATAAAAGTTCAAGGTTTTATCGTTGACGAATCCGGAAGTCCCATAGTGGCTGCTACCGTTCGACAAAAGGGTACTAAAATTGCCACACTCAGCGATGATCAAGGTCGATTTATCATTGAAACAAAAGACCTCCGCGCTACGCTGGTCATTACTTCCATCGGTTTTATGCCTAGGGAAGTCAAGGCCCAGGGCGGGCATGATATGAAAGTGGTCATGAAGCTCAATGTAAATCAACTCGGCTCGGTTAGTGTGGTTACCACGGGTTATCAAACGATTGAAAAGGAACGCGCGGCAGGCTCTTTTTCCGTGGTAACTGAAAAAGATATGCAAGGAAAGCTGCAAACCAATATCCTCGATAGGTTGGAGGGGATGGTGGCAGGACTCACTTCTTATAAAGGAGATGTACAGGTGCGTGGCGTATCCACCGTTAACGGCAATAGCAGCCCGCTATTCGTCGTGGACGGGATTCCATACGAAGGATCATTACAGGCTATAAATCCCGCTGATATTGTTTCTGTAAACGTACTGAAAGATGCCAGCGCGGCATCCATTTACGGTGCGAGGGCCGCTAACGGCGTGATCGTTATTTCAACCAGGAATGGCGTTGCAGGCCCTGCCAGGTTGAATTATACAGGGACGATGAAGCTGACTCCCTTGCCGGATCGGGATTATATGAACCTCATGTCAAGTGCGGAGCTGGTAGATTTCCAACAGGAAATGTTCGGCTATGCTTCCGGTGATCCCAACGGGCTGGATCCGCGCAGGGCAATGAATGATGTGTTCGCTTTATTATATAAAAACAAGGAAGGTAGTTTAAGTGACGCGGAACTCCAGGTTGCCTTGGAAAAGTTCAAAAGCCAAGATCGTTACACCCAGGTCCTGGATGAATTGGTAAGAAGAACGGAGCTATTACAGCAACATAATCTGTCCATCTCGGGCGGATCGGACTTCTACAAGTATAACCTCTCTGCCAATTACATGGGAAACCGCCCTTTTGAAAAGGCACAAGGCACCTCTCACCGTTATGGTTACAACCTGAAAAACACCTTCAATATCACGAAATGGTTCCGCTTGGATGTAGGCTTATTGGGCAGTAATACTAAGGACGATTATGATAATGGATTCAATGGTTTTAATAATCTGAATGGCGGCAAAGCATCTTATTATATGCTGCGTGATGAAGATGGTAACCCGGCGCAATGGTGGAACGCTAAATCTCAATATGAAATAGACCGCCTGAACAGCCTCGGCTTACTCGATGAAACATATCGACCGCTGGATGAAATGAGCAGGGCGCACCGCGCGGCTACATCTAAATACACCAATTTGAACATCGGTATGAATTTCAAGTTGTATAAAGGGCTGAGCATGGATTTGAAATACCAGTCTGAAAGAACGGAAGGTTATGCTAAGCAATTCTACGACAAAAATTCTTACACCGTGAAAACCATGGTGAATGATGCTACCGTTATTGATCCCGCTACCGACCTGGTTACAAATTACATCCCTACAGGTGGGCAGATCAACGAAACACGCAACGATCAAAATTCCTATACCTTGCGGGCGCAATTAAATTACCAGGGGAAATTCAACAGGAAACATGAAGTGAATGTGATCGCGGGTGCTGAACAGCGTAAAATATTGCGTTCCGGTACGAATGTTTACAAGTATGGTTATGATGATTATAACCTCAATTACAAACCGGTTGATGAATTGTTATTGAGTAAATATATTTATAATACCGAAGCCTTGTTCAACCAATTTATGTTGAGCCGCAAGGAAACGGGCTTCTCTTACTTCGATGACCGTTTTGTTTCTTTTTACGGTAATGCATCCTATACTTTCAACCACCGCTTAACGGGAACGGCTAGTATCCGTATGGATCAATCCAACCTTTTCGGTACCGATCCTAAGTATCAATACAAACCTTTATGGTCTGCCGGCTTGTTATACGTCGTTACCCAGGACCAGTTAGATTGGTTGGATCGGTTGGCTGTAAGAACGACTTACGGTATTAATGGTAATATTGCCAAACAAGGGGGGCCTTACCTGATAGCGCGAGATGAACAAAATACCAACTATTGGACGAACGAATTCCAGTCCAGCGTGGTTAGCCCTCCCAATTCCGGTTTGCGTTGGGAGAAGACTAAAGTGACTAACCTGGGTATTGACTTCTCGCTCTTCAATAGGAGGTTAACCGGTTCATTGGAATATTATAACAAGAATACCAACGACCTCTTAGGGAATTTAAATTCCGATCCCACGATCGGTTGGAACTCCATTACGCTGAATTACGGGAGCATGTTTAACCGCGGGGTGGATCTGACATTGACCAGCCGCAACCTCGAGATCAACGATTTCTCTTGGCAAAGCACGCTCAACTTCAACTACAATAAAAACGAACTGACCCGCCTGGAAAACTCCAGCAACGAGTTGTACAGTTATATTTATAGGCCGCAAAACAGGGTAGGCAAGCCGATGGGCGCCCTGTACAGTATCCGTTATGCCGGCTTGGACGAAGAAGGTAAACCAATGGCCTATACCAAGGATGGTAAGACGGTATACTCAACACAAGATTTAACGATCGAGGATCTTGTCTACAACGGAACTTCCGTTCCACCATATAGCGCATCCCTGTTAAACACCTTGCGTTACAAAGGCTTGGAATTGTTTTTCATGTTTACATATTACGGCGGTAGTGTTATGAGAGATGTGCATTCGCCATTCCTGAGCTTATACCCCGAACTGAATTATACGTACAACAGGGAAAGGAGTGCATTGAAACATTGGCAAAAACCCGGAGACGAAAATATCCCCGGTATGGCGCCCGCTTATGCTCAAGGTGTTTCGTCCATCATTTCCAGTATTTGGGAGGCCGCGGATACCCATATTCAAAAGGCTGATTATATCAAGCTGAGGGATGTAACAGTGAGTTACCAGTTGCCTGCTAGCCTGATCCGTAAAGCTTCTTTGAAAAATTTCAGGCTCAGTTTGCAGATGCAAAACGTATGGCGCTGGTCTTCCAATAAGCAAAACTTGGATCCGGAAGTGTGGAGCGGTACAACTTTAAGCTCTACAAGGGGATTATTACCTCCAACAACATTCACTTTCGGTATTTCTGCTAACCTTTAA